Proteins encoded within one genomic window of Alphaproteobacteria bacterium HT1-32:
- a CDS encoding zinc transporter ZntB — MELGNSARGTVMVDGLIDAWRLDGHGGAVWVGDDVAAAIAEPDQIVWLHLDRTVSGVDKVLKDMLGVEPVIANALLATDTRPRCETYDDGLLINLRGVNLNPGANPEDMLSVRMWVTGHLIISLRKAKLMSVDDIRQRLKRGSGPRNTSELVTDLALALSERMAPVILGMHDRLDGLEESAVAESGQESRAELSETRRQIIALRRFIAPQQVALSHLSVTEVTWFAERQRIRAREALDAITRYVEDLDSLRDKTGVIRDEISNAISERLNRNMYVLAIISVIFIPLSFFTGLLGINVGGIPGTESSTAFLIVCLVLIVGAILEIFILRWRRWF, encoded by the coding sequence ATGGAGTTGGGGAACTCAGCACGGGGTACTGTAATGGTTGACGGACTTATTGACGCATGGCGACTTGATGGCCATGGCGGCGCTGTCTGGGTCGGAGATGACGTCGCTGCCGCCATAGCCGAGCCTGATCAGATTGTCTGGCTGCATCTTGACCGGACAGTCAGCGGTGTCGACAAGGTTCTGAAAGACATGCTTGGCGTCGAACCTGTGATTGCCAATGCCCTGCTGGCCACCGACACCCGTCCGAGATGCGAAACCTATGATGACGGACTGCTGATCAACCTGCGCGGCGTCAATCTCAATCCCGGCGCAAATCCGGAAGATATGCTGTCTGTCCGCATGTGGGTGACGGGACATCTGATCATCTCGCTCCGCAAGGCGAAGCTGATGTCCGTTGACGATATCCGGCAGCGCCTGAAGCGTGGTTCGGGCCCCAGGAACACCTCTGAACTGGTGACCGACCTGGCGCTTGCCCTGTCCGAACGCATGGCACCGGTCATTCTGGGAATGCATGACCGGCTGGACGGACTGGAAGAATCCGCCGTCGCCGAAAGCGGTCAGGAAAGCCGGGCCGAGCTGTCCGAAACCCGTCGGCAGATCATTGCCCTGCGCCGGTTCATCGCCCCCCAGCAGGTGGCACTTTCACATCTGTCGGTGACAGAGGTTACCTGGTTCGCAGAACGCCAGCGCATTCGTGCACGCGAAGCTCTCGACGCCATTACCCGCTATGTCGAAGACCTCGACAGCCTGCGGGACAAGACCGGGGTGATTCGTGATGAAATATCGAATGCCATATCAGAACGGCTGAACCGGAATATGTATGTTCTGGCGATCATCAGCGTGATCTTTATTCCACTCTCGTTTTTCACCGGACTGCTCGGTATCAATGTCGGCGGCATTCCCGGCACAGAAAGTTCGACAGCCTTCCTGATTGTCTGCCTGGTACTGATTGTCGGAGCCATTCTCGAAATCTTTATTCTGAGATGGCGTCGCTGGTTCTGA
- a CDS encoding CBS domain-containing protein — translation MMTTAPTHIIDALNRRYLVDHPMLAATRLETLSPEDAAEILQAHPVDLLLPVWSRLVPGVAAMLLVRMSDDAITAILANLPPAAAIRVTSQLKDDDLRRILDILPDHISKEIQILMAHPADTAGRLMDPKAQSFREKSTVGQALTLMREAGQGIGTELFLVDDEGRLTARALLQDVAIADSRIKLSRLSRPLTATVQPITPQQEVAELFESREVANLPVTDLDGRLVGVIPETALLHAAQQDATADMQTMVGASRDERALSSPFFAVRKRMPWLQINLLTAFMAAAVVGFFESTIAQFTALAVLLPVVAGQSGNAGAQALAVTMRGLALREITARQWMAVTFKEGQVGLYNGIAIAITCSLGVYFWSGSYGLVLVISSSMILAMIAAGFAGAIVPIMLVRLGQDPAQSSSIVLTTVTDIAGFTAFLGIATLLSGLL, via the coding sequence ATGATGACCACAGCCCCCACACATATCATTGATGCGCTGAACCGGCGCTATCTCGTCGATCATCCCATGCTTGCGGCAACCCGGCTGGAAACCCTCTCGCCTGAAGATGCGGCAGAAATTCTGCAGGCCCATCCGGTTGACCTGTTGCTCCCGGTCTGGTCCCGGCTTGTTCCCGGTGTGGCAGCAATGCTGCTTGTCCGTATGTCCGATGATGCGATCACCGCAATCCTCGCCAACCTGCCGCCGGCTGCCGCAATCCGGGTGACCAGCCAGCTGAAAGATGACGACCTCAGGCGGATCCTGGACATTCTGCCGGATCATATCTCAAAGGAGATACAGATACTGATGGCCCATCCGGCAGATACCGCCGGGCGACTGATGGACCCGAAAGCACAGAGTTTCCGCGAGAAATCAACTGTAGGGCAGGCCCTTACCCTGATGCGCGAAGCCGGTCAGGGTATCGGCACGGAACTGTTTCTGGTCGATGACGAAGGCCGGCTGACAGCCCGGGCATTGTTGCAGGATGTCGCCATTGCTGATTCCCGGATCAAGCTGTCACGCCTGTCCAGACCTCTCACCGCGACGGTCCAGCCGATAACCCCGCAGCAGGAGGTTGCCGAACTGTTTGAAAGCCGGGAAGTTGCCAATCTTCCGGTGACCGATCTTGACGGCCGGCTGGTCGGCGTCATCCCGGAGACCGCATTGCTGCATGCGGCGCAACAGGATGCCACCGCCGACATGCAGACCATGGTGGGTGCCAGCCGCGATGAACGCGCTCTTTCCTCTCCGTTCTTTGCGGTTCGCAAGCGGATGCCCTGGCTACAGATCAATCTGCTGACCGCCTTTATGGCTGCCGCTGTAGTGGGATTTTTTGAAAGCACAATTGCCCAGTTTACGGCACTGGCTGTCCTGCTGCCTGTCGTTGCCGGACAGTCCGGAAATGCCGGTGCACAGGCACTTGCCGTCACCATGCGGGGCCTCGCATTGCGTGAAATCACCGCACGGCAATGGATGGCCGTTACCTTCAAGGAAGGCCAGGTTGGTCTCTATAACGGTATTGCCATCGCGATCACCTGTTCCCTCGGGGTTTATTTCTGGAGTGGTTCCTACGGGCTGGTGCTGGTGATCTCCTCCTCGATGATACTGGCCATGATCGCCGCCGGATTTGCCGGGGCCATCGTGCCAATCATGCTGGTACGACTGGGGCAGGATCCGGCCCAGTCATCCTCCATTGTTTTGACAACGGTGACCGATATTGCCGGGTTTACGGCTTTCCTTGGCATTGCAACCTTGCTCTCAGGCCTGCTGTAA
- a CDS encoding HAD-IIB family hydrolase: MRPLAEWADAGSGLRGVFTDIDDTLTLSGRVPGRVFAAMERLQQAGLLVIPVTGRPAGWCDMIARTWPVDAVVGENGALAYRYDAAARKMQRLYADDPDQRDLNRKRLAELAPVILAAVPDARIAADQAFRETDLAVDFAEDTGPLSDGEIQQIVEAFEAAGAVAKVSSIHVNGWFGSYDKLAMTRRLMAEIFGQSEQQLKSGFTFSGDSPNDAPMFGFFDQSVGVANLVPFASRCEALPTWITAGEGGDGFVELVDHLLAVR, encoded by the coding sequence ATGCGTCCGCTTGCCGAATGGGCGGATGCGGGGTCAGGGCTGCGTGGCGTTTTCACGGATATTGACGACACGCTGACGCTTTCGGGCCGGGTTCCCGGACGGGTTTTCGCGGCAATGGAACGTCTGCAACAGGCGGGCCTGCTGGTGATCCCGGTAACCGGACGGCCGGCTGGCTGGTGCGACATGATCGCGCGGACATGGCCTGTCGATGCGGTGGTTGGTGAGAACGGGGCGCTGGCATATCGCTATGATGCCGCAGCCCGGAAGATGCAGCGGCTGTATGCGGATGACCCGGACCAACGTGACCTTAATCGCAAGCGCCTGGCCGAACTGGCTCCGGTTATTCTGGCGGCTGTTCCCGATGCCCGGATTGCAGCAGATCAGGCTTTTCGCGAAACCGATCTCGCGGTCGATTTTGCCGAAGATACAGGCCCGCTGTCTGACGGTGAAATTCAGCAGATTGTCGAGGCGTTCGAGGCGGCAGGTGCTGTTGCCAAGGTCAGCTCAATACATGTGAATGGCTGGTTCGGCAGTTATGACAAGCTGGCCATGACCCGGCGGTTGATGGCCGAGATATTTGGTCAGTCAGAACAGCAACTGAAGTCCGGCTTCACCTTTTCCGGCGATTCACCCAACGACGCACCGATGTTCGGATTTTTCGATCAGTCGGTCGGGGTTGCCAATCTCGTCCCCTTCGCAAGTCGTTGTGAAGCGCTGCCGACATGGATTACCGCCGGGGAAGGTGGTGACGGATTTGTTGAACTGGTGGATCATCTGCTTGCGGTCAGATGA
- the phnE gene encoding phosphonate ABC transporter, permease protein PhnE, whose product MTATTIHRKWSKPPMIQSLRLRWFLGLGAAIYLALAFGTLEINWTRVIEGLPRAQAFMGAFFPPDFTSRWDAIADGIYESLWMTVTSTAVGILISIPVGLGAARNLAPRPVYLFCRSILAVSRSFQEVILAIFFVKLFGFGPFAGFVTLSVATVGFYGKLLAEDIEDMDIGQAEAVKATGASWFQWLNYSVQPQVMPRMIGLGLYRFDINFRESAVVGIVGGGGIGATLNTAFDRYEFDSAAAILLIIIGIVMFVEYTSGYVRKWVQ is encoded by the coding sequence ATGACGGCAACCACAATACATCGGAAATGGTCAAAGCCACCGATGATCCAGAGCCTCCGCCTGCGCTGGTTTCTCGGCCTTGGCGCGGCAATCTATCTGGCGCTTGCCTTCGGGACGCTGGAAATCAACTGGACCCGGGTGATTGAAGGATTACCGCGCGCCCAGGCCTTTATGGGGGCGTTCTTCCCGCCTGATTTCACCTCGCGCTGGGACGCCATTGCCGATGGTATATATGAGAGCCTCTGGATGACTGTGACATCCACGGCCGTAGGTATCCTGATTTCCATTCCGGTCGGGCTGGGCGCTGCCCGTAACCTGGCACCCCGGCCTGTTTACCTGTTTTGCCGGTCGATCCTTGCTGTCTCGCGCAGTTTTCAGGAAGTCATTCTGGCTATTTTCTTCGTCAAACTGTTCGGTTTCGGCCCCTTTGCAGGGTTCGTTACCCTGTCTGTGGCAACCGTCGGTTTCTACGGCAAGCTGCTGGCCGAAGATATCGAAGATATGGATATCGGTCAGGCTGAAGCCGTTAAAGCTACCGGCGCCAGCTGGTTCCAGTGGCTGAACTATTCGGTACAGCCACAGGTCATGCCGCGCATGATTGGTCTGGGCCTTTACCGCTTTGACATCAACTTCCGGGAATCAGCCGTGGTCGGTATTGTTGGTGGTGGCGGAATCGGCGCCACGCTCAACACGGCTTTCGACCGCTATGAATTCGATTCTGCGGCGGCGATCCTGCTGATCATCATCGGTATCGTCATGTTCGTTGAATATACATCCGGCTATGTCCGAAAATGGGTGCAGTAA
- the phnC gene encoding phosphonate ABC transporter ATP-binding protein, producing MLKLIDLVKQYRTGDRALKNVSLEVPDGQVMALIGPSGAGKSTLIRCVNRLVDPTSGKIFLGDIELTSLGQGALRRARRRMGMIFQEYALVERLTVMENVLSGRLGYVGFWRSWFRKFPQSDIDEAFRLLERVGLDHMVDKRADELSGGQRQRVGICRALIQNPDLLLVDEPTASLDPKTSRQIMRLINELCKERGLAAIINIHDVMLAQMFSERIVGLQLGEIVYDGPPDGLTGDVLTQIYGEEDWEATIRKVEDEEDSLDDDSAPPAPRTPVIDRERLAGEAG from the coding sequence ATGTTGAAACTCATCGACCTCGTAAAACAGTATCGAACCGGCGACCGTGCCCTGAAGAATGTCTCTCTTGAGGTTCCTGACGGTCAGGTAATGGCACTGATCGGCCCGTCAGGGGCCGGTAAATCGACCCTGATCCGCTGTGTAAACCGGCTGGTTGATCCGACCTCCGGGAAAATTTTTCTCGGTGACATAGAACTCACCTCACTTGGTCAGGGAGCGTTACGACGTGCCCGTCGCCGGATGGGCATGATCTTTCAGGAATACGCCCTGGTGGAGCGCCTGACGGTGATGGAGAACGTTCTTTCCGGACGTCTCGGTTATGTCGGTTTCTGGCGCAGCTGGTTCCGTAAATTCCCCCAAAGCGATATTGATGAAGCATTCCGGCTTCTGGAACGGGTTGGCCTCGACCATATGGTCGACAAGCGCGCTGACGAACTGTCCGGCGGACAACGCCAGCGGGTCGGTATCTGCCGCGCCCTGATCCAGAATCCCGACCTGCTGCTGGTCGATGAACCGACGGCTTCACTCGACCCGAAAACCTCTCGTCAGATCATGCGGCTCATCAATGAGCTCTGCAAAGAACGCGGACTGGCTGCAATCATCAACATTCATGATGTCATGCTGGCGCAGATGTTCTCTGAACGCATCGTCGGTCTGCAACTCGGCGAGATCGTCTATGACGGCCCGCCAGATGGCCTGACCGGTGATGTTCTGACCCAGATCTATGGCGAAGAAGACTGGGAAGCCACGATCCGCAAGGTCGAGGATGAAGAAGACAGCCTTGATGACGACTCTGCTCCCCCCGCGCCGCGCACACCGGTCATCGACCGCGAGCGTCTCGCTGGCGAAGCCGGCTGA
- a CDS encoding Na/Pi cotransporter family protein, whose translation METIVNLLGGIALLLWGARMVRTGFNRAFGATLRRGLSMSSRNRFTAFFAGLGVTAVLQSSTATAIITASFVSRGMLTVMAGLAIMLGADIGTTAVVQVFSMDIRWLSPALIAVGVAAFLSSDSSKRRGFARTAIGLGLMLLSLKLIVGVSAPLRSSEIFSVLMRPLADEPMLAILVAALVTWLSHSSVAIILLVMSLAATQLLSLELAMAMVLGANLGSGIIAFAMTFGSAPAGRRITIGNLFMRLVGVAAFAMLLPWVQPYLALTADDPARMLANFHTGFNLVLAMVFLPLLPLVIRLTELICPDVVVTDDPGQPRYLEQGSLDTPAVALANAARETLRMGDMARSMLSRSMEVFERDDAVLMKEIEKEDNLVDQLHEAIKLYITRLSREELDRAESRRSVEVLSFTTNLEHVGDIIDKNLMELAGKKIRRKASFSADGLEELRSFHDRVLTNMDTALNVFMTGDLKMARDLLREKTSIRDLELSLIEQHYTRVTQRRADSLETSSLHLDVLRDLKRINSHITAVAYPILEQAGELAESRLKADSLAKAVQPPPSPIVAPKA comes from the coding sequence ATGGAAACAATTGTTAATCTTCTGGGTGGCATAGCTCTGTTGCTATGGGGCGCCCGAATGGTGCGAACCGGGTTTAACCGAGCATTTGGTGCAACCCTGCGCCGCGGTCTCTCCATGTCCTCCCGGAACCGGTTTACTGCATTTTTTGCCGGCCTTGGTGTGACCGCGGTTCTGCAGAGCAGTACGGCAACGGCGATTATCACGGCCAGTTTTGTCTCCCGGGGTATGCTGACCGTAATGGCGGGTCTGGCCATCATGCTGGGGGCCGATATTGGTACCACGGCTGTTGTTCAGGTCTTCTCGATGGATATCCGCTGGCTGTCACCGGCTCTGATCGCAGTTGGTGTTGCCGCTTTCCTCAGCAGTGATTCCAGCAAGCGGCGGGGGTTTGCCCGCACGGCCATCGGTCTCGGACTGATGTTGCTGTCGCTGAAGCTGATTGTCGGGGTTTCGGCTCCGCTGCGCAGTTCAGAGATTTTCTCTGTCCTGATGCGTCCGCTGGCGGACGAGCCGATGCTGGCCATTCTGGTGGCCGCCCTCGTGACGTGGCTTTCCCATTCCAGCGTGGCAATCATTCTGCTGGTCATGTCGCTGGCAGCGACACAGCTGCTCAGTCTGGAACTGGCCATGGCTATGGTTCTTGGCGCTAATCTGGGGAGCGGTATCATTGCCTTTGCAATGACCTTCGGCAGTGCGCCAGCCGGCCGGCGGATCACGATCGGCAATTTGTTCATGCGGCTTGTCGGTGTTGCCGCCTTTGCCATGTTGCTGCCCTGGGTGCAGCCTTACCTGGCGCTGACGGCGGATGATCCGGCGCGAATGCTGGCGAACTTCCATACCGGATTCAACCTGGTCCTGGCGATGGTATTCCTGCCGCTGCTGCCTCTGGTTATCCGGCTGACGGAACTGATCTGTCCGGATGTGGTCGTAACCGATGACCCCGGTCAGCCACGTTACCTTGAACAGGGATCTCTGGACACGCCGGCGGTGGCATTGGCCAATGCGGCCCGTGAAACCCTGCGTATGGGGGATATGGCCCGCTCCATGCTGTCGCGCAGTATGGAGGTTTTCGAGCGTGATGATGCGGTGCTGATGAAGGAGATCGAGAAGGAAGACAATCTGGTCGATCAGCTTCACGAAGCCATCAAGCTCTATATCACCCGGCTGAGCCGGGAAGAACTGGACCGGGCAGAAAGCCGCCGCAGTGTTGAGGTTCTGTCCTTCACCACGAACCTGGAACATGTAGGTGATATCATCGACAAGAATCTAATGGAACTGGCGGGGAAGAAAATCCGGCGCAAGGCCAGTTTCTCAGCTGATGGTCTTGAAGAACTGCGCTCCTTCCATGACCGGGTGCTGACCAATATGGATACGGCGCTGAATGTGTTCATGACCGGGGATCTGAAAATGGCGCGGGACCTGCTGCGCGAGAAGACTTCCATTCGGGATCTGGAACTGTCTCTGATCGAGCAGCATTACACGCGGGTGACCCAGCGGCGCGCGGACTCACTTGAAACCAGTTCACTGCATCTTGATGTGCTGCGGGATCTGAAACGGATCAACAGTCACATTACGGCTGTGGCCTACCCGATTCTGGAGCAGGCCGGTGAACTGGCAGAAAGCCGCCTGAAAGCCGATAGCCTGGCGAAGGCCGTTCAGCCGCCACCATCGCCAATTGTTGCCCCGAAAGCATAA
- a CDS encoding mechanosensitive ion channel: MQELPKIFENLRQTAFDVFSTILNYLPDLLGAALLVLVGWFVAKFARRGMRRLGDLINRGLDSFLTKGSLARFRLSVAAISLLANISFWLVIFIFFSAATNVAGLDAFSSWLDDIVSYLPTVLAGIMIVLVGFLVSTFVRDLTVSAAATARFSQADLFGSMAQGITLLIATVIGLDQIGVDVTFLVIILAVAFAAILAGFALAFGLGARDLTANLIAAHYLKEDVEPGQQVRIGKIEGVVIEITPTSFVLDTEAGRTVIPATLAQNSTVTILAGDDSDE, encoded by the coding sequence ATGCAAGAACTGCCCAAGATATTCGAGAATCTCAGACAAACTGCTTTCGATGTCTTCAGCACGATCCTGAATTACCTGCCTGACCTGCTGGGCGCTGCCCTGCTGGTTCTGGTCGGCTGGTTCGTCGCAAAGTTCGCCCGTCGCGGAATGCGGCGGCTCGGTGATCTGATAAACCGGGGGCTCGACAGTTTTCTGACAAAGGGCAGCCTCGCAAGGTTCCGGCTGTCCGTCGCGGCAATATCCCTGCTCGCCAATATCTCCTTCTGGCTGGTCATCTTCATCTTCTTTTCCGCCGCAACAAATGTTGCCGGACTTGATGCCTTCTCCTCCTGGCTTGATGACATCGTCTCCTACCTGCCGACGGTGCTGGCCGGGATCATGATCGTTCTCGTCGGGTTTCTCGTCAGTACCTTCGTCCGGGACCTGACCGTATCCGCGGCAGCCACCGCACGTTTCAGCCAAGCCGACCTGTTCGGCAGCATGGCGCAGGGCATAACGCTGCTGATTGCCACGGTCATCGGTCTCGATCAGATCGGTGTCGATGTTACCTTTCTGGTGATTATTCTTGCGGTCGCCTTCGCCGCCATTCTGGCCGGATTTGCCCTGGCATTCGGACTGGGCGCACGGGACCTCACAGCCAATCTGATTGCCGCCCATTACCTGAAAGAAGATGTGGAACCGGGACAACAGGTCAGAATCGGTAAAATCGAAGGTGTTGTGATCGAAATCACCCCGACATCCTTTGTGCTGGATACGGAAGCCGGTCGTACGGTTATCCCTGCAACTCTCGCACAGAATTCAACGGTCACGATTCTTGCCGGGGATGATTCGGATGAATGA
- the phnE gene encoding phosphonate ABC transporter, permease protein PhnE: MPVTTRDAGTKLWQRRTTKLQLMIWGAWLVGVALFVFCWQLISDKTIWFFVSDAPTQAADLGSRMFPPSWEYASVIWKPLWDTINIATLGTLMALILAVPIAFCAARNTTPSAVFVRPVALFIIVASRSINSLIWALMLVTILGPGVFAGIIAIGLRSIGFCAKLLYEAIEEIDPSQTEAISATGASGAQVLSYGIVPQIMPAFAGISVFRWDINIRESTVLGLVGAGGIGLQLSASINELAWSRVCLILIAIIVTVIVSEWVSAKVRHAII, encoded by the coding sequence ATGCCAGTAACAACCCGCGACGCAGGCACAAAACTCTGGCAGCGCCGGACAACGAAACTGCAACTGATGATCTGGGGGGCCTGGCTTGTCGGGGTCGCCCTCTTTGTCTTCTGCTGGCAGCTGATTTCCGACAAAACGATCTGGTTCTTTGTCTCTGACGCACCGACGCAGGCGGCAGACCTTGGCTCGCGGATGTTCCCGCCAAGCTGGGAATATGCCTCGGTAATCTGGAAACCGCTCTGGGATACCATCAACATTGCCACGCTCGGCACGCTGATGGCGCTGATCCTCGCTGTGCCGATTGCCTTCTGCGCGGCCCGCAACACCACCCCCAGTGCGGTATTCGTACGGCCTGTGGCCCTGTTCATTATCGTCGCATCCCGCTCCATCAACTCGCTGATCTGGGCGCTGATGCTGGTGACGATTCTCGGCCCCGGCGTGTTCGCCGGCATTATCGCGATTGGCCTGCGTTCCATCGGTTTCTGCGCCAAGCTGCTATACGAAGCCATCGAGGAAATCGATCCCAGCCAGACCGAGGCAATCAGTGCGACCGGAGCCTCCGGGGCACAGGTTCTGTCCTACGGTATCGTGCCGCAGATCATGCCGGCTTTTGCAGGTATCTCGGTCTTCCGCTGGGACATCAATATCCGGGAATCAACCGTTCTCGGGCTGGTCGGTGCAGGCGGGATCGGCCTTCAGCTCTCGGCTTCGATCAATGAACTGGCCTGGTCTCGGGTATGCCTGATTCTGATCGCAATCATTGTGACAGTGATTGTCAGCGAATGGGTTTCAGCGAAAGTTCGCCACGCAATCATCTGA
- the phnD gene encoding phosphate/phosphite/phosphonate ABC transporter substrate-binding protein, which yields MKFFAATTFAVATAALAFSGFATTAQAQEECNRSFLDSRYCDRDRDLTADLPLDSKDWVNPDTLIFSYTPVEDPAVYQKVWDGFIQHMEETTGKKVLFFPVQSNAAQLEALRSGRLHIAGVNTGSNPIAVACAGFVPFGMMAAKDGSFGYEMEIIVPADSPIQSAADLKGRTLAFTAPTSNSGFKAPSAILKSEFGLIADTDFKTAFSGKHDNSVLGVANKDYDAAAVANSVMKRMIDRKVVDPAKIRSIYKSQTFPTTGYGLAHNLHPELAAKIKQAFFTFQWEGSDLQKEFKAEGSFVSISHKFNWDVIRKIDAANGVTYSCK from the coding sequence ATGAAGTTTTTTGCTGCTACTACATTTGCCGTTGCAACCGCAGCGCTTGCATTCAGTGGTTTTGCCACCACTGCACAGGCACAGGAAGAGTGCAACCGCAGCTTCCTCGACAGCCGTTATTGCGACAGAGATCGCGATCTTACGGCGGATCTGCCGCTCGATTCAAAAGACTGGGTCAATCCGGACACCCTGATCTTCTCCTACACACCGGTTGAAGACCCGGCTGTGTATCAGAAAGTCTGGGATGGTTTTATTCAGCATATGGAAGAAACCACCGGCAAGAAGGTTCTGTTCTTCCCGGTCCAGTCGAACGCCGCCCAGCTTGAGGCTCTGCGTTCAGGTCGTCTGCATATTGCCGGTGTAAACACGGGTTCCAACCCGATCGCCGTTGCCTGCGCCGGTTTTGTGCCTTTCGGCATGATGGCCGCAAAAGACGGCAGCTTCGGCTACGAAATGGAAATCATCGTTCCGGCTGACAGCCCGATCCAGTCAGCAGCTGACCTGAAAGGCAGAACGCTTGCCTTCACCGCGCCGACATCGAACTCCGGCTTCAAGGCACCTTCGGCGATCCTGAAATCAGAATTCGGCCTGATTGCCGATACCGATTTCAAAACTGCCTTCTCCGGCAAGCATGACAACTCCGTGCTTGGCGTTGCCAACAAGGATTATGACGCCGCTGCTGTCGCCAACTCGGTGATGAAACGGATGATCGACCGCAAGGTTGTCGATCCTGCGAAGATCCGCTCGATCTACAAATCCCAGACTTTCCCGACCACAGGTTATGGCCTTGCCCACAATCTGCACCCGGAACTGGCGGCGAAGATCAAGCAGGCATTCTTTACCTTCCAGTGGGAAGGCAGCGATCTGCAGAAGGAATTCAAGGCTGAAGGTTCCTTCGTCTCGATCAGCCACAAGTTCAACTGGGATGTCATTCGCAAGATTGATGCAGCGAATGGCGTGACTTATTCCTGCAAATAA
- the hisE gene encoding phosphoribosyl-ATP diphosphatase: MSEPINRLYNTVVVARGETPPESRTAKLFRDGRIKIAKKVAEEAVEVSLECVTGQRDKVIHESVDLIYNLTVLWAEMGISPSEIWHEMEEREAAFGIAGKLPKDSSNG; the protein is encoded by the coding sequence ATGTCTGAGCCTATCAATCGTCTCTATAATACGGTCGTGGTTGCACGCGGCGAAACGCCGCCCGAAAGCCGGACGGCCAAGCTGTTCCGGGACGGCCGGATCAAGATTGCCAAGAAGGTCGCAGAAGAGGCGGTCGAGGTCTCGCTTGAATGCGTAACGGGGCAGCGCGACAAGGTGATTCATGAATCCGTCGATCTGATCTACAACCTCACGGTGCTCTGGGCCGAGATGGGGATTTCGCCCTCGGAAATCTGGCATGAGATGGAAGAGCGTGAGGCCGCTTTTGGCATCGCCGGAAAATTACCAAAAGACAGTTCAAACGGATGA